In Calidithermus timidus DSM 17022, the following are encoded in one genomic region:
- a CDS encoding acyl-CoA carboxylase subunit beta yields MADNTRALMEELLAEMEERRKAVELGGGPERIKKQHEGGKMTARERIDYLLDEGSFVELMPFAEHLETGLMAGVEAPADGVVTGYGKIAGRTVFVFSQDFTVLGGSLGKTHGQKIARTMDMAVKVGAPIIGLNDSAGARIQEGVDSLSGYGEVFYRNAIYSGVVPQISAILGPCAGGAVYSPALTDFVLMSKGTSYMFITGPEVIKSVTREEVSFEQLGGSEVHTARSGVAHLEAEGDEAVLDLIKQLLSYLPQSAKERPPIVPNGDPIDRQTPELLEMVNPDPKKPYNMHAVIRTLLDGGEFLEIQPTYARNIIIGFGRLGGQSVGIVANNPRFMAGALDINASDKAARFIRTCDCFNVPILTLVDVTGFLPGVGQEHQGIIRHGAKMLYAYAEATVPKITLITRKSYGGAYLAMNSKDMGADVVLAWPTGAVAVMGAEGAANIIYRRQIQSSPDPAATRAAKIEEYKKAFDNPYVAAGRGYIDDVIDPTDTRRLLALHLEMLATKQEERPYKKHGNIPL; encoded by the coding sequence ATGGCGGACAACACCAGGGCGCTGATGGAGGAACTCCTGGCCGAGATGGAGGAGCGCCGCAAGGCGGTGGAGCTGGGAGGCGGCCCGGAGCGCATTAAGAAGCAGCATGAAGGCGGCAAGATGACCGCCCGTGAGCGCATCGACTACCTGCTCGACGAGGGTAGCTTCGTCGAGCTCATGCCTTTCGCCGAACACCTCGAGACCGGACTCATGGCCGGGGTGGAGGCCCCGGCGGACGGGGTGGTCACCGGCTACGGCAAGATCGCCGGTCGCACGGTGTTCGTCTTCAGCCAGGACTTCACCGTCCTGGGCGGCTCCCTGGGCAAGACCCATGGGCAGAAGATCGCCCGCACGATGGACATGGCGGTCAAGGTGGGCGCGCCCATCATCGGGCTCAACGACTCGGCGGGAGCCCGCATCCAGGAGGGCGTGGACTCGCTGTCGGGCTACGGCGAGGTCTTCTACCGCAACGCCATCTACTCCGGGGTGGTGCCGCAGATTTCGGCCATCTTAGGGCCCTGCGCGGGGGGTGCGGTCTATAGCCCGGCCCTGACCGACTTCGTGCTCATGAGCAAGGGCACGAGCTACATGTTCATCACCGGACCGGAGGTCATCAAGAGCGTGACCCGCGAGGAGGTGAGCTTCGAGCAGCTTGGCGGCTCGGAGGTCCACACCGCCAGAAGCGGCGTGGCCCACCTCGAGGCCGAGGGCGACGAGGCGGTGCTGGACCTGATCAAGCAACTGCTCTCTTACCTGCCGCAAAGCGCCAAAGAGCGGCCCCCCATCGTGCCCAACGGCGACCCCATCGATCGGCAGACGCCCGAGCTGCTCGAGATGGTCAACCCTGACCCCAAGAAGCCCTACAACATGCACGCGGTCATTCGGACCCTGCTCGACGGCGGGGAATTCCTCGAGATTCAGCCCACCTACGCCAGGAACATCATCATCGGCTTCGGGCGGCTGGGAGGGCAGAGCGTGGGCATCGTGGCCAACAACCCGCGCTTCATGGCCGGGGCCCTCGACATCAACGCCTCCGACAAGGCCGCCCGCTTCATCCGCACCTGCGATTGCTTCAACGTGCCCATCCTGACCCTCGTGGACGTGACCGGCTTCCTGCCGGGGGTGGGGCAAGAGCACCAGGGCATCATTCGCCACGGGGCTAAGATGCTCTACGCCTATGCCGAGGCCACGGTGCCCAAGATCACCCTCATCACCCGCAAGTCCTACGGCGGGGCTTACCTGGCGATGAATTCCAAGGACATGGGCGCCGACGTGGTGCTGGCCTGGCCCACCGGCGCGGTGGCGGTGATGGGGGCCGAGGGGGCGGCCAACATCATCTACCGCAGGCAGATCCAGTCCTCCCCCGACCCCGCCGCCACCCGCGCTGCCAAGATCGAGGAGTACAAAAAAGCCTTCGACAACCCCTACGTGGCCGCCGGACGGGGCTACATCGACGACGTGATCGACCCCACCGACACCCGCCGCCTGCTGGCGCTGCACCTCGAGATGCTCGCCACCAAGCAGGAGGAGCGGCCCTACAAGAAGCACGGCAACATCCCGCTCTGA
- a CDS encoding LysM peptidoglycan-binding domain-containing M23 family metallopeptidase: protein MKRSWMALTLALGLVLAQSTYTVQPGDTLYSIAKRFGTTVEALQALNGLEDPGKIAVGQVLKLDGQPPAPALQRLNAPFGTLELPREASQGQTFRVRVHSDAEVTVRFLNQRYALQGDSLLIAIPRLQAAGVYTMAFEAGGSSYSARLPVRAVEKGRQALTLSPDTAALLQPEKVAAELARLSELCKSGPAKQLWQGAWRKPVESNRITTIFGIRRSYNGGPYRSYHEGLDYAAPTGTPVFAPAPGVVGLAEALFVRGNAVVLQHGLGVCSGYWHLSSIAVKPGQQVRAGELIGYVGSTGLSTGPHLHFEVRVHGVPTDPAAWLVRAP, encoded by the coding sequence ATGAAGCGCTCCTGGATGGCTCTCACACTCGCGCTCGGGCTGGTTCTGGCCCAGAGCACCTATACTGTGCAGCCCGGCGACACGCTGTACTCCATCGCCAAGCGCTTCGGGACCACCGTGGAGGCCTTGCAGGCGCTCAACGGGCTCGAGGACCCCGGCAAGATCGCGGTGGGGCAGGTGCTCAAGCTCGATGGCCAACCCCCGGCTCCCGCACTCCAGCGGCTCAACGCGCCCTTCGGCACCCTCGAGCTGCCCCGCGAGGCCAGCCAGGGCCAGACCTTCCGGGTGCGTGTGCACAGCGACGCGGAGGTGACGGTGCGCTTCCTCAACCAGCGCTACGCACTGCAGGGCGACAGCCTGCTCATCGCCATCCCCCGACTGCAGGCGGCAGGGGTTTACACCATGGCCTTCGAGGCGGGGGGCTCGAGCTACTCGGCGAGGCTGCCGGTGCGGGCGGTCGAAAAGGGCCGCCAGGCCCTCACCCTCTCGCCGGACACCGCCGCTTTGCTCCAGCCGGAAAAGGTCGCCGCCGAGTTGGCCCGCCTGAGTGAGCTGTGCAAGAGCGGTCCCGCCAAGCAGCTCTGGCAGGGGGCTTGGAGAAAGCCCGTCGAATCCAACCGCATCACCACCATCTTCGGCATCCGCCGCAGCTACAACGGCGGTCCCTACCGCAGCTACCACGAGGGCCTGGACTACGCAGCCCCCACCGGAACCCCGGTCTTCGCCCCCGCTCCCGGCGTGGTGGGTCTAGCCGAGGCGCTGTTCGTGCGCGGCAACGCTGTCGTGCTCCAGCACGGGCTGGGGGTGTGCAGCGGCTACTGGCACCTCTCGAGCATCGCCGTCAAGCCGGGGCAGCAGGTCAGGGCCGGTGAGCTCATCGGCTACGTGGGCTCCACCGGGCTCTCCACCGGCCCTCACCTGCACTTCGAGGTGCGCGTTCACGGGGTTCCCACCGACCCGGCGGCCTGGCTGGTGCGGGCGCCGTGA
- a CDS encoding polysaccharide deacetylase family protein: MPRRPAKKSWLSNRRGWLVALVVALGGLVIYLNPSASPAPRSSQPPQSAAPATPNRGVPVDPQPTPPHRSTSPQRTSPPEPPPVSRKNTPTPLPHYPEARPQPAAPWADLKVANVFDPRIVRRVKPAGEARPVALTFDDGPWPGTTPAVLEILERKGIKATFFWVGRQLERYPDLARRVVAEGHAVGNHTYSHRSAASELEVAADELERTNALIEQVTGVRTTLFRPPGGHLENGLAKYALERGYVVVMWSALSGDTDPKYSAADIVNNVLSRVRPGSIVLLHDGGGDRSRTLAALPELIERLQAEGYRFVTVPQLLESGEVDTHPWATTGP, translated from the coding sequence ATGCCCCGTAGGCCCGCCAAGAAGTCCTGGCTCTCCAACCGCCGCGGCTGGTTGGTCGCCCTGGTGGTGGCCCTGGGCGGGTTGGTCATCTACCTCAACCCGAGCGCATCGCCCGCCCCGCGCAGCTCCCAACCGCCCCAGAGCGCCGCTCCCGCGACCCCCAATCGCGGGGTTCCTGTCGATCCCCAGCCCACGCCACCCCACCGCAGCACAAGCCCCCAGCGCACCTCCCCACCCGAGCCTCCCCCTGTCAGCAGAAAAAACACCCCTACCCCCCTGCCCCACTACCCCGAGGCCCGACCCCAACCCGCTGCCCCCTGGGCCGACCTGAAGGTCGCCAACGTCTTCGACCCCCGCATCGTGCGGCGGGTCAAGCCCGCCGGGGAGGCCAGGCCGGTGGCCCTGACCTTCGACGACGGACCCTGGCCCGGCACGACCCCGGCGGTGCTGGAGATCCTCGAGCGCAAGGGGATCAAGGCCACCTTCTTCTGGGTTGGGCGGCAGCTCGAGCGCTACCCCGACCTGGCCCGGCGGGTAGTGGCCGAAGGCCACGCCGTGGGCAACCACACCTACAGCCACCGCAGCGCCGCCAGCGAGCTCGAGGTCGCCGCCGACGAGCTCGAGCGCACCAACGCCCTCATCGAGCAGGTGACCGGGGTACGCACCACCCTCTTTCGGCCTCCGGGCGGGCACCTGGAAAACGGTCTGGCCAAGTACGCGCTCGAGCGGGGCTACGTGGTGGTGATGTGGTCGGCCCTCTCCGGCGATACCGACCCCAAGTACAGCGCGGCGGACATCGTGAACAACGTGCTCAGCCGCGTCCGTCCGGGCAGCATCGTCTTGCTGCACGACGGGGGCGGAGACCGCAGCCGCACCCTGGCCGCCCTGCCCGAGCTCATCGAG
- a CDS encoding DUF1501 domain-containing protein produces MDRREFIKKSLLALALGQGAPSLLSRSALAAQSKSRILVVVNLFGGNDQLNTLVPFRNELYYRKRPNIAIKREEVLELGARGEKLGLHPQLRPLMSVWDSGELALLPQVGYPNPNRSHFISTSIWHTADPTRKQEHGWLGRWGDLQDDPFCDTFLGGASPQALQGDLRTAPAISSIETFSIRLPRGFEEELNREIRRTRSGTAEEVRRAMLSLRGALDKIGQLREVKNQVAYPDNAFGKSMADVARMIAGGLGSSVYYTTLGGWDTHAAQPPRQAELLGYLAQTLAAFRQDMRAIGRDKDVMVMVFSEFGRRVEENASYGTDHGKGGLMLVLGGAIKGGLYGGEPDLEDLDDGDLKYRTDFRNVYASALSWIEADARSVLMGDFKPLPLF; encoded by the coding sequence ATGGATCGCCGTGAGTTCATCAAGAAATCGCTGCTGGCGCTGGCTTTGGGCCAAGGGGCTCCCTCCTTGCTCTCGCGCAGCGCGCTGGCGGCGCAGTCGAAGTCCAGAATCCTGGTGGTGGTCAACCTCTTCGGGGGCAACGACCAGCTCAACACCCTCGTACCCTTCCGCAACGAGCTGTACTACCGCAAGCGGCCCAACATCGCCATCAAGCGTGAGGAGGTGCTCGAGCTGGGGGCTCGCGGCGAGAAGCTCGGCCTGCACCCGCAACTGCGCCCCCTGATGAGCGTATGGGACAGCGGCGAGCTGGCCTTGCTGCCCCAGGTGGGCTACCCCAACCCCAACCGCAGCCACTTCATCTCCACCTCCATCTGGCACACCGCCGACCCCACCCGCAAGCAGGAGCACGGCTGGCTGGGCCGCTGGGGCGACCTCCAGGACGACCCCTTCTGCGACACCTTCCTCGGCGGGGCCTCGCCCCAGGCCCTTCAGGGCGACCTGCGCACGGCCCCGGCCATCTCCAGCATCGAAACCTTCAGCATCCGACTGCCCAGGGGCTTCGAGGAGGAGCTCAACCGCGAGATCCGGCGGACCCGCAGCGGCACCGCCGAGGAGGTGCGCCGGGCCATGCTGAGCTTGCGGGGAGCCCTCGACAAGATCGGCCAGTTGCGCGAGGTGAAGAACCAGGTAGCCTATCCCGACAACGCCTTCGGCAAGAGCATGGCCGACGTGGCCCGCATGATCGCCGGGGGATTGGGCTCTTCGGTTTACTACACTACCCTCGGCGGCTGGGACACCCACGCCGCGCAGCCGCCCCGCCAGGCCGAATTGCTGGGCTACCTGGCCCAGACCCTGGCTGCTTTCCGCCAGGACATGCGGGCCATCGGGCGCGACAAGGACGTGATGGTGATGGTCTTCAGCGAGTTTGGCCGCCGGGTGGAGGAAAACGCCTCCTATGGCACCGACCACGGCAAGGGCGGCTTAATGCTGGTGCTGGGGGGCGCCATCAAAGGTGGGCTGTACGGCGGCGAGCCCGACTTGGAGGACCTCGACGACGGCGACCTGAAGTACCGCACCGACTTCCGCAACGTCTA
- a CDS encoding DUF1800 domain-containing protein translates to MPVRFGYSEATHLLRRAAARGRKEEALELAEMGLEAAVDSLLRDPVPAPAYTTSFTRNERGPQLQQITRLWLSHWLTTPTPAAERLALFWQGHLTSEYRETRAAQGIDFYNQLATFRALGYGPYGQLLRAIAKDPVMLLYLNNAESRKEHPNENWARELMELYTVGPGNYTEKDIQEAARAFTGWTVRLKGNQRLREAPATVPFEFVFRPEWHDPGPKTFMGRSIRSGDDVLDILIAHPQTYRFVGRKLLAFYLTPEPPQALVEEGARVLREGGTREMLRWLFTHEAFYAPQHRGAIVKSPIEYVVGLLYAARQTDPVLGKGDEKAMGRTLAAFAAMGQIPFDPPNVKGWDGGMSWLAESPFLARLNLIGALAGREVGLDLEVFMDGASGPLSLVRPEAQLL, encoded by the coding sequence ATGCCTGTTCGCTTTGGCTACAGCGAGGCCACCCACCTGCTGCGCCGGGCTGCGGCCAGGGGGCGCAAGGAAGAGGCGCTGGAGCTGGCGGAGATGGGCCTTGAGGCCGCCGTGGACTCGCTGCTGCGCGATCCGGTTCCGGCCCCGGCCTATACCACCAGCTTTACCCGCAACGAGCGGGGGCCGCAGCTTCAGCAGATCACCCGGTTGTGGCTCTCCCACTGGCTCACCACCCCCACCCCGGCTGCCGAGCGGCTGGCGCTGTTTTGGCAGGGGCACCTCACCTCGGAGTACCGCGAGACCAGGGCGGCCCAGGGCATCGACTTCTACAATCAGCTTGCCACCTTCCGCGCCCTGGGCTACGGTCCGTACGGCCAGTTGCTGCGGGCCATCGCCAAAGACCCGGTGATGCTGCTCTACCTCAACAACGCCGAAAGCCGCAAGGAACACCCCAACGAGAACTGGGCCCGCGAGCTGATGGAGCTCTACACCGTCGGCCCCGGCAATTACACCGAGAAGGACATCCAGGAGGCCGCTCGAGCCTTCACCGGCTGGACGGTGCGGCTCAAGGGCAACCAGCGGCTCAGGGAAGCGCCCGCCACGGTCCCCTTTGAATTCGTTTTCCGCCCAGAGTGGCACGACCCCGGCCCCAAGACCTTCATGGGCCGCAGTATCCGCAGCGGGGATGACGTACTGGACATCCTCATCGCCCACCCCCAAACCTACCGCTTCGTGGGGCGCAAGCTGCTGGCCTTCTACCTCACCCCCGAGCCTCCCCAAGCCCTGGTGGAGGAGGGGGCCAGGGTCTTGCGCGAGGGTGGTACCCGTGAGATGCTGCGCTGGCTCTTCACCCACGAGGCGTTCTATGCCCCGCAGCACCGGGGTGCCATCGTCAAGAGCCCCATCGAGTACGTGGTGGGCCTGCTCTACGCTGCCCGCCAGACCGACCCCGTTTTGGGCAAGGGCGACGAGAAGGCCATGGGACGCACCCTTGCCGCCTTTGCCGCCATGGGCCAGATCCCCTTCGACCCACCCAATGTCAAGGGCTGGGACGGGGGCATGAGCTGGTTGGCCGAGTCGCCCTTCCTGGCCCGGCTCAACCTCATCGGGGCCTTGGCAGGCAGGGAAGTGGGATTGGACCTCGAGGTCTTCATGGACGGTGCCAGCGGGCCGCTTTCGCTGGTCAGGCCCGAGGCCCAGTTGCTCTAG
- the aroQ gene encoding type II 3-dehydroquinate dehydratase, which produces MILVLNGPNLNMLGTREPEVYGRMTLEELEELCQSWGAELGLEVVCRQSNFEGQIIEWIQQAQGEGYEAIVLNPGALTHYSIALLDAIRAQSLPVVEVHLSNIHAREEYRRHSLTAAAAKGLVSGFGALSYKLALAYLADALEVTSG; this is translated from the coding sequence ATGATCCTGGTGTTGAACGGGCCAAACCTCAACATGCTGGGCACCCGCGAGCCCGAGGTTTACGGGCGCATGACGCTGGAGGAGCTCGAGGAGCTGTGTCAGAGCTGGGGGGCAGAACTGGGGCTGGAGGTGGTGTGCCGCCAGTCGAATTTCGAAGGACAGATCATCGAGTGGATCCAGCAGGCCCAGGGCGAGGGCTACGAGGCTATCGTGCTCAACCCCGGAGCCCTGACCCACTATTCCATCGCCCTTCTGGACGCGATACGCGCCCAGAGTCTGCCGGTGGTGGAGGTGCACCTCTCCAACATCCACGCCCGTGAGGAATACCGCCGCCACTCCCTCACGGCTGCCGCCGCCAAGGGGCTGGTGAGCGGCTTCGGCGCGCTGTCGTACAAGCTGGCCTTGGCCTACCTGGCCGATGCCCTCGAGGTCACCTCAGGCTGA
- a CDS encoding uracil-DNA glycosylase: protein MESTQAASLAELVTCHRCPRLVEWRERVGREKRAAYRGWEYWAKPVPGFGDPDAKILIFGLAPGAHGSNRTGRPFTGDASGDFLYPALYRAGLANQPLSRHRGDGLELYGVYITAAVRCAPPANQPLPEEIRSCSSWTELELSLLRQVRVYLALGRIAHDALLTHHRLRKAAYPFAHGLEHDLGGRVLLSSYHVSRQNTNTGKLTAPMFDAVLERAKALAGLSSEKG, encoded by the coding sequence GTGGAATCCACCCAAGCCGCTTCGCTCGCCGAACTCGTCACGTGCCACCGCTGTCCTCGTTTGGTCGAGTGGCGCGAACGGGTGGGACGGGAGAAGCGCGCGGCCTACCGCGGGTGGGAGTATTGGGCCAAGCCCGTTCCCGGCTTCGGCGACCCCGACGCAAAGATCCTGATCTTCGGCCTGGCCCCCGGTGCCCACGGCTCCAACCGCACCGGGCGGCCCTTCACCGGCGACGCCTCGGGCGACTTTCTCTACCCCGCGCTCTACCGGGCTGGCCTCGCCAACCAGCCCCTCTCCCGCCACCGGGGGGACGGCCTCGAGCTGTACGGCGTCTACATCACCGCCGCGGTGCGCTGCGCCCCGCCTGCCAACCAGCCCCTGCCCGAGGAGATCCGCAGCTGCTCGAGCTGGACCGAGCTCGAGCTGTCGCTCTTGCGGCAAGTGCGGGTCTACCTGGCGCTGGGCCGCATCGCCCACGATGCCTTGCTGACCCATCACCGCCTGCGTAAGGCGGCCTACCCCTTTGCCCACGGCCTCGAGCACGACCTGGGAGGGCGGGTGCTCCTGAGCAGCTACCACGTCTCGCGCCAGAACACCAACACCGGCAAGCTCACCGCGCCCATGTTCGACGCGGTGCTCGAGCGGGCCAAGGCGCTGGCCGGGCTCAGCAGCGAGAAGGGGTGA